The Magallana gigas chromosome 6, xbMagGiga1.1, whole genome shotgun sequence genome includes the window TCCAAATTATTTACAAACTTATTTCGGATACGTTGAAAAAACACAGGAAAAGAAAATGTCGCTCttggaaaataaattcaaagaaaatgatttatcGGGTAGAAGAATATTAGAGGTACCGACAGTTACTTCTGTTATAGACACTGGGTTCCctgctgataaaaaaaataatcgtcTCTTAAGCATGGCCGTTACCGTCGATAACAAAGTGTGGATGGGAGGACCTAGCAGAGAACTGAAGTTGTTTGATCTCCAGGGACACCTCCACCACACCGTCAGCATTACTGTCGATGGAATGTTCATATGTGTGTACAACAAACAAGTAGTGTACAGTGAACCATTAAATAAAGCCGTGAGAATGATATCTGACACCGACACTGTGGTGACGATGTTCACTACCGGGGACTGGGGGCCATACGGCGTCACAAGTGCCGCGTCCGGTGATCTACTGGTCTGTCTCCGTAAAGACGATCAGTCCAAAGTCGTCCGATACAGCAGTACCGGTACCGTGCTCCAGGAAATCCATTACGACTCGCAGTGTCAACCTCTGTACGAATTGCCGTATTATATCACAGAGAATGTCAATGGGGACATCATTGTAACTGACTGGAGGAAAAGGGCAGTCATTGTTGTCGATAAATTGGGCATATTCCGGTACTTGTATTCCGGTCCTAAATATTCAATGGTAACCACTGATTCTGTCGGTCACATCATCGTAACAGATGGAAGAAGCAAGATTCACATGCTGGACAGAGACGGGCGATTCCTGAGGTACATCATTCCTGAAGGAGGAATAAAACATCCACGCGGCGTGTGTATCCTTGGTGACGGTGAGATGATGGTGGGAGAGGTTCTGACTGGAATAGCCAAAAGCATCAAATACTTAGAAGAATAAAGATACATCagttttatttaacaatttgCTATATTACGTGAAATTAAACAGGATTTAAGCATTAAAAGAGGCACATTATGTTCAGAGAAATAATTCCGAGAACAAAATAAACCACAACCAGCTGAATGTTTATGCCAATAAATGAACTTTTGCACTTTATATGATGTTCATTGTGTTGTAGGTGATaccattcaaaataatatacattcaaCATCCGATGAATCAAGTTacaattcttttaatgaaattccagtttggatttttaaatcaatcaaattatttgtttatgtttaaatgttgtttattttataaattaatcatGCATAACATACTGTACAgattatttaaaagttattaccaagtacatgtattgaaattgattttttaaaatcacagcCGCACTTGGTAGAGCGCTTGCTCCTTGTACAAAAGGTCGTCACATCAGACGTCATTCGTGATAAAACCTTTGCCAAACAGTTGGCATTAAAAGTTGCATTTTGTAATAACGTAAAACAATAGATCAcaaaaagcattaaaaaattaaagaacccctatagtaaactcaggtgacgtattgctatctgttttcgtccgtcgtcatGCATGACTTCTGTCGTgggttaacaattttacatttttaacttcttcttaaaaactacaaggccaatcgttaccatttttggtgtgaagcatctctatgatAAGAGGAATCtcatttatgaaatttatgGGTCTACCACAGGAGAAGTGAGTAACtcatgatgatttttaaagctgtttatttgttttttgtctaAATGCCCACAGGGAGAGCTTCTGTCTGCCCCTGGGGATGGGGGATGGGAGGTTGTTTtagataaaacatgtatactaaccaccttgttttacatgtagattATCCATGAgaacatatacacataaaacctatcctaaaagttaacaaatatgggaTTATTATTTTCTGTCAGAGGcttgcaactttttaaaatcaggtcatgcactctattatgatctttaagtttttcgctaaaattataggtttcatagtcctttttgaaagaATATTTCAGGCAGGGAGATGGCCgttattacaaatttataattttttttacttcataatgaaacttaattaaatgcatatatgagactcctagACAAGTTTgggtatgggttatatgctactcaggtgaccattaaggcctattggcctcttgttttttaaagtattaaattgattttatttgttgataCATTGTCTACATCAAATGGAGAATGGTTTTGTACATACAACTTTTAATGAAAACCATATAGCTATATTGAGCTTTATGGCCAACTCGGATTCTTATCATAAACTGCAATAACAGTAccaaatgtaaatgtaacaaAACATAACATCATGTAGGTtgatatgttttttaaacagaGATATTGTGACATcattaaaaaaggtttatataagcgttaactttttaaattagcAAATGAAATAGCatatcacaaaaatataataatgtagtTATAATGTAGGAACTAAGGGTATTGTATGTAATGTATATTCCGATATTTGTTTCAGGACAGGATTGGAGTGATTCAGAAGCTTCTACGTATAAAGACCAAGACAGCAGAACACGAGAtagcttttttgaaagtgtgcaaCATTTCCTTTACAAGTTGCAACCAAGTGGTGCAGTTAACAAATGAGACTCACATTAAGAAAACATGCCACATTCGGCATGTTGTTCATGTTATTCATGACTGCAAACGAGGTGGCTGCAGAGTTGTAGAGAATCACAATGAAAAATCTCTAAAGCACAGCAATCACAATGGTTACATTATTAACAGATTTAGAATTTCCAAACTACCCGATAAGCTACAATTATAATTGTTGGTGCAGATCGATACAGTTAGTTCAAATGCAGATTAATGCTAGGtacttttaaatgaatattccaagtcttgtaaatgatttttttttaaaatttaccaaTTGGAATAACATTGTattaataaatagataaattaaagaaaaatttgctACAGCAAAAATCTCAttataatgacatttttcaaagaaaaccaaTGAGTTTTGTcagtaatgtttacatatgACAACAGCAAAAGATTCTTGccttattttttggaaaattatctAACTAGTGTTATTTTTGATTTGTAGTCATTCTGCTTTGAAATGTTCACTTATCACTTGTAAAGTTTTACAATAGAATAGCATTAGCAGTTTTGTGTGCCTTTATTGTGTATAAAGCACCTTTTCTAATCTAAATAAGTTTGTATTTCTATTCTTGTTATAAAATAGGTTTGTATTTCTGTtctttttatacatgttaaataggtttgtatttctattattgttatacatgtaaactctTTATTATATGATGATGATATTGTATTACTACCTGAAAGCAAAAATGGGTTTACATAACTGTTTAAATATTCTTGAAACAGTTCACCCTTGAAACATATTgttctaaatcaaaattacaggtcaatattgaaaaatcaaaagttcttttatttaattcaaatgtGAAATCTTgtattgataaattaatttacTTATAATGGAAATTTACTTCAAACTGtgtcaaaatattgtcatttggtttaactttaatatgtaatgTACTGTTTATAACTTTGCTACAGCAGTTCTCATGGAAAAGACCAGAAAAGCTTACTATAAGATCAAGAAGACAATTGGACTAGAAAACCTGTGTAAACTTTTAGAAAAACTTTTTGACTATATAGTAACACCAGTTCTTTTGTAGTGAGATATGGGGtttatttgctaaaaattgatgaaaattctGTTATCTATCAGAAATTTTTTCCTCTTATGTGAATGggaaatataatgatatatctATGTAAACAATATTCTGTTTATACATATCTTAGGCCTTTGCCTATTATTGTAAGTGTGTTTGTGCCAATAAAATATTAGTATTTGTTATACTTGTATTAGTCATATAATTTattgttgtatatttttaaaaaatactaaaaagtATACAAATGATAGTTTCAAAAAAAGGCTTATTATGtatctttatttcaaaagttattttttcatgataaacatacatcatatatttcataaatttaaaagaaatatttgtctTTTGCGTACTAATTGATGCATATTGTTGTTAAAAAcccaaataaataaatgcaaatttGATGCTACCAATTTGATCTTGTTTCATGTTGTATATTCCTTTCACAATAATGAATTAAGTATGGTAGTCATTCttaataatatgataaacagTCTAATTTTTCCGAATATTGACAGTACTTAAAAAAGGATGCATATTGAAAGcaattataaaagcaaaacaagaaattataatAGAAAAGTGAACATGcttttggaaaagaaaaataattcatgtGAAAACAATTTCACGTGAAATTCACATGAAATTTTTCACGTGAATTTCACGTGAAACTGTTTTCACGTGAAATTTTAGTGAAAAATGTGTGAAATTTTCACGTTAAATTCACGTGAAACACATTCACGTGAAATTAACGTGAACAAATTCACGTGAAATTCACTTAACGCGAAATTCACGTGAAATTCACGTGTATTTCACGTGAAGCTTAACGTGAAATTCACGTGAAGCTCATTTCACGTGAATTTCACGTGAGGCACAATTGGCTGTGTAACTGATTCACAACATTAAGTACTGAGCATACAAGTGAAATAGTAACTGGCGATGGCAGAATATGACTGAAAGAATACCATAAAAATTTGAAGTGACTAACAATCGATGAGCACAGAATTATAATCTTTAACCTTCTATCATGgagtcataaaaaaaattggacaaaaAAGTTTCCAAAATTAATGACAAAAtctaaagatttaaaatatatatttttaaattttattttggtatTCATGAATAAATCacaaagtataattttttaaaattggtacatgtattacgtcATTCCCTGACGCCAGGAGGGGATAgccctgttaaaaaaaaaaaagaaaatgaaatttatcaccaatatcaaacaaaaaaactataacaaatacaaaaaaacccaaaacagaCAGCAATTGTTCCTTTGCTAAGTGTTTAAAACCAAATATGTGACAGTGGCATCTTTTCTCATAATGAGATTGTAGGAACAAATCTCTAACATTCTCTTTGAGTATGGAAAAAGGAAATCTAAAATTGGAATACAGAGCCCAAGTTAACATTTTGAACCAAAAAATATCCACTCCGTGATTTTGTAATCAATGCGTACTAGACCTAATTTGTGATAATCTGTCAGCTTTTCGCAAAGATGCCAGACCACGTTTTTGCTTTATTTATTGTTTCTTCTCggtataaactattattttatCTGCTTTTTCTCCACGGTTTCTAAAAAGTATGAAATCTTGATCATTACAGTGTTTGTAAATCAAAGTGCTTATTTATAAGTGGTTTTTTTAAGTGTTGTCAAGTAATTCCTCGCTTGCATAGTAAAGTCATACTTCAATCTAATATAGGTTTTAATGGTCAATGTTATGTATACCGGTATCGTAATCAAGCGTCATTCGTATTTACAAACTCTAATGCAGATTTTTTTGCTTGATTTCAATCTCAATTCATATTTACGCAAATATACACCTTATATGAGCTATGAAGAATATACCTGTGTGGCATTTGTATGACGGGTCCTGACCCCGATGGTCCCTTGTCCTTCAGTCTGGATGTCCATCCTGCTGTGGGTTTCAACAGTCTGCTGGGATCGCGATCCACCTCAATATCAACCTAAAGATCATCATAAAATGTTAGCAAACATCAGACAATAAATAATTGTATTCTTTCTCTGTAACTTGGTGTTTTCTAGCACAAGCTCTTACTGGAGTAAACCCTCTATTGTCCAAGTGGCATGTAAGAGAAGTTCTGATTGATTAACAAGCTGGGTGTTAATATCCATACACCCTGCTAAATCtgggtaaaataaaaattttaaaaagtgagcAACCATGCAGGTGAACTATCATAACTTACTATAATATTACACAGTACATATTGACACATGTTCTCTTAATCTGTCTAGCCGTTTCTATTTCTGTATTTTCTCATTTTCCTTTTCCTTCTCCTTTGCAAGCTTCTCTTGTATTTTCCTTTGGTcctacaaaatcaataaaaaaaaatcctgaaattTGGTTCCAAAATATCCTTTCTTTTTATTGCCTATTAACCTGAAAAGATAAATCAAAGGctggaacggccacaaaggcgtcgagctgacattttcttttatatagaatgatatcaataatttgaatttctgtactaTACTCTGTcacgagtttttgcttccaccactttttgcttgatatttcaataatagtaaatacctttgtgctcaaactacgttcatccactataATAGGAAAAATgcccagattatctgttttgaaacgccccctctaccgcttcaggtttcaatacacatcccaaaattgaaagtctacggagattttgcattgtatcagccattaataagcccggatgataacgttaaaaaattgcgcgaggtatcccgagtgtattccgaatggagaaaagatgtaaacattccccattataaatctccgtaaggaatctgttttcgttcctgtgaatttttctgagtggaaagggataattgttc containing:
- the LOC105344127 gene encoding E3 ubiquitin-protein ligase TRIM71 isoform X2, which produces MASEESTQGQHFVECDLCQKPVSFFCRRCGVNLCDPCVPVHLRLKSKTGHDVVHFTSREDENTCLCESHPLNDCSAYCKTCDVPICFLCVSITHKSHEISELSDKIKELNRHGKPEELLNVIAKENERLQSSKQDLEKILNHTTKQLSWLPLNYKKKKDEVTARGEKWHKQIEETVKKLHQELDDMQKEHEAVLQKQKKGFEEMIEKVDEINKKVIELHKSKNAIELQRFKPMIEKQETLKEFLQYSFPTFYECKIDPNYLQTYFGYVEKTQEKKMSLLENKFKENDLSGRRILEVPTVTSVIDTGFPADKKNNRLLSMAVTVDNKVWMGGPSRELKLFDLQGHLHHTVSITVDGMFICVYNKQVVYSEPLNKAVRMISDTDTVVTMFTTGDWGPYGVTSAASGDLLVCLRKDDQSKVVRYSSTGTVLQEIHYDSQCQPLYELPYYITENVNGDIIVTDWRKRAVIVVDKLGIFRYLYSGPKYSMVTTDSVGHIIVTDGRSKIHMLDRDGRFLRYIIPEGGIKHPRGVCILGDGEMMVGEVLTGIAKSIKYLEE